Proteins encoded in a region of the Brevefilum fermentans genome:
- the groL gene encoding chaperonin GroEL (60 kDa chaperone family; promotes refolding of misfolded polypeptides especially under stressful conditions; forms two stacked rings of heptamers to form a barrel-shaped 14mer; ends can be capped by GroES; misfolded proteins enter the barrel where they are refolded when GroES binds) — MAKQIIFSEEARRSLKAGIDMVAKSVVTTLGPKGRNIAIDRKFGSPTITHDGVTVAKEIELEDPFENMGAQLLKEAATKTNDIAGDGTTTSTVLAHSIVTDGLKNLAAGANPMLLKRGIEAAAKAVAEAIGSQSIAITSPAEIANVASISAQDREIGELIAEVMDKVGNDGVITVEESRGLEFETDYVDGMQFDRGYISPYFVTDPETMEAKIEDPYVLVYDKKISAASDIVPLLEKLVQVGKRELLIIAEDIDGEALATLVINKLRGMINVLAVKAPGFGDRRKAMLQDIAVLTGASVISEETGRKLETVTVNDLGKAEKIFSTKDETTIVGGKGDPNAIKGRVDQIRVEIENTTSDYDREKLQERLAKLAGGVAIIRVGAATETELKEKKHRVEDALSATRAAVEEGIVPGGGVALINAMSAVEDLKMDSDDAQVGVKIVRDALEIPMRKIAENAGKDGSVVVEHARQAQIKEKNPRIGYDVLTEEYCDMVACGVIDPAKVTRGALENAASIAAMILTTEALITDVPEPEPPMPPGGGGMGMGGY, encoded by the coding sequence ATGGCTAAACAAATTATTTTTTCAGAAGAAGCACGCCGTTCGCTCAAAGCCGGCATTGATATGGTGGCGAAATCGGTTGTTACAACCCTCGGTCCGAAGGGACGCAATATCGCTATCGATCGCAAATTTGGTTCTCCCACCATTACCCACGACGGTGTTACCGTTGCAAAAGAAATCGAGCTGGAAGACCCCTTTGAGAATATGGGCGCTCAGTTGCTTAAAGAAGCTGCAACCAAAACCAATGACATCGCCGGTGACGGCACGACCACATCCACTGTACTGGCGCATTCAATCGTAACCGACGGCCTTAAAAACCTTGCTGCCGGCGCCAACCCCATGTTGCTCAAACGGGGTATTGAAGCCGCGGCGAAGGCAGTGGCAGAGGCGATTGGTTCCCAGTCAATTGCGATTACCAGCCCGGCAGAAATTGCAAATGTGGCCTCAATCTCAGCCCAGGACCGTGAAATTGGCGAACTGATCGCTGAGGTGATGGACAAAGTTGGCAATGATGGTGTGATCACGGTTGAGGAATCACGCGGCCTCGAATTTGAAACCGACTATGTTGACGGTATGCAGTTTGACCGTGGATACATCTCGCCCTATTTCGTTACTGACCCCGAGACAATGGAAGCCAAAATTGAAGACCCCTATGTCCTCGTTTACGACAAGAAAATCTCTGCTGCCAGCGACATCGTGCCTCTGCTTGAAAAATTGGTACAGGTCGGCAAGCGCGAGCTGCTGATTATTGCAGAAGATATCGATGGTGAAGCCCTAGCAACACTGGTGATCAACAAACTGCGCGGCATGATCAACGTACTCGCTGTCAAAGCGCCAGGATTTGGCGATCGCCGTAAAGCCATGTTGCAGGATATCGCTGTTTTAACAGGCGCCAGCGTGATTTCTGAGGAAACCGGCCGCAAGCTGGAGACCGTCACGGTCAATGATCTTGGAAAAGCTGAAAAAATCTTCAGCACAAAAGACGAGACAACCATTGTTGGCGGCAAGGGTGATCCCAATGCCATCAAGGGACGCGTCGATCAGATCCGGGTTGAAATTGAAAATACAACCAGCGACTACGACCGTGAGAAATTGCAAGAACGGCTGGCGAAGCTCGCTGGCGGCGTTGCCATCATTCGTGTAGGCGCAGCCACCGAAACTGAGCTGAAGGAAAAGAAGCACCGTGTTGAGGATGCCCTGTCTGCAACCCGAGCGGCTGTGGAAGAAGGAATCGTGCCCGGTGGCGGTGTGGCTTTGATCAACGCCATGAGCGCGGTTGAAGACCTGAAAATGGACAGTGATGATGCTCAGGTCGGTGTTAAAATTGTCCGCGACGCATTGGAAATCCCGATGCGAAAAATTGCCGAAAATGCCGGTAAAGATGGATCAGTGGTTGTTGAGCACGCCCGCCAGGCACAGATCAAGGAAAAGAACCCCCGCATCGGTTATGATGTTTTGACCGAAGAATATTGCGACATGGTTGCCTGCGGTGTGATTGATCCTGCCAAGGTGACCCGCGGTGCGCTGGAAAACGCGGCTTCAATTGCGGCAATGATCCTGACCACCGAAGCCCTGATCACGGATGTTCCCGAGCCAGAACCGCCAATGCCTCCTGGAGGTGGTGGAATGGGCATGGGCGGCTATTAA
- the groES gene encoding co-chaperone GroES → MTISIKPLGNRLVVEPIEEEEITAGGIVLPETAKEKPQKGIVLAVGPGERNDEGEYMPLEVKEGDRVLFAKYSGTEVKYDGKKLLIMRESDILAKIN, encoded by the coding sequence ATGACAATTTCAATAAAACCTTTGGGCAATCGCCTCGTGGTCGAACCCATCGAGGAAGAAGAAATTACTGCTGGAGGCATCGTGCTTCCTGAAACCGCCAAAGAAAAACCCCAAAAGGGCATTGTTTTGGCTGTTGGCCCCGGCGAGCGCAATGACGAAGGCGAATATATGCCCCTTGAAGTCAAAGAGGGTGACCGTGTCCTGTTCGCGAAATATTCGGGGACCGAAGTTAAGTACGATGGCAAAAAATTGCTGATCATGCGAGAAAGCGATATTCTCGCCAAAATCAACTAA
- a CDS encoding MFS transporter → MSLKLNRNAKLFLLSTLLYGFSFSVWELFFNLYILSLGFNNDVLGLIRSATPLAALLLGLPLGLLSDRIGRRTSMLVGLGIDFVGMFMQIRLPNPIPIFLFGMVQGAGFMLYSVSHPPFMMTLSEKENQAMIFGLNVGLHTIATTIGNLAAGQVPALLERWLNITQDTPASYQWVITAGILLAATSLVPVFLIRENKTNANNKQSRPPLNAIIRELTSRPVVRQLTTVNLIQGFGAALLIPYLNVFLRGKFNISDDLLGLIFSISSLFVFLGTMISPWLARITRSRIIPTAVTQSLSLVFLFSLGFSPLQWLAAVSLLFRNVLMQMSTPLLDNFAMLVSQPEEQGAVAGIRGIGWQAGQVFGILISGLIQTRFGFSPLFITTGLLYFITIILTWVHFRPLEKDKSFG, encoded by the coding sequence ATGTCATTAAAATTAAACCGTAACGCCAAACTGTTTTTATTATCCACACTGCTGTACGGGTTCTCCTTCAGCGTGTGGGAATTGTTTTTTAATCTCTATATCCTCTCCCTGGGATTTAACAACGACGTGCTCGGTCTGATCCGCTCGGCAACGCCATTGGCTGCGCTCCTGCTGGGCCTACCGCTGGGGTTGTTGTCCGATCGGATTGGTCGGCGGACAAGCATGTTGGTTGGTCTGGGCATCGATTTTGTGGGCATGTTCATGCAGATCAGGCTACCCAACCCGATCCCGATCTTTTTATTTGGGATGGTCCAGGGCGCCGGTTTTATGCTCTACAGCGTCTCACATCCGCCCTTTATGATGACTCTCAGCGAAAAGGAAAACCAGGCCATGATCTTTGGCTTGAATGTTGGTCTGCATACTATTGCCACCACCATCGGTAACCTGGCAGCAGGGCAGGTGCCTGCTTTGCTTGAACGCTGGTTGAACATTACCCAGGACACGCCTGCTTCTTATCAGTGGGTGATCACTGCAGGCATTCTGCTCGCCGCAACCAGCCTGGTACCGGTATTCCTGATCAGAGAAAACAAGACAAACGCGAACAACAAGCAATCCAGGCCCCCGCTAAACGCAATCATCCGCGAGCTCACCTCCCGTCCGGTGGTTCGTCAATTAACCACGGTCAACCTAATCCAGGGTTTTGGCGCTGCACTACTGATCCCCTATCTAAACGTGTTTTTGCGCGGCAAATTCAACATCAGTGACGATTTGCTGGGCTTGATCTTTAGTATTTCATCCCTGTTCGTCTTCCTGGGCACAATGATCTCTCCCTGGTTAGCCAGGATAACCCGCAGCCGGATCATCCCAACAGCAGTCACGCAGAGCCTCAGCCTGGTATTTTTATTTTCACTGGGTTTCTCGCCCTTACAATGGCTGGCAGCTGTCAGCCTGCTGTTTAGAAATGTGTTAATGCAAATGTCTACACCCTTGCTGGATAATTTTGCCATGCTCGTCAGTCAACCTGAAGAGCAGGGGGCAGTTGCTGGTATACGCGGCATCGGGTGGCAGGCGGGGCAGGTTTTCGGCATATTGATTTCTGGCTTGATTCAAACACGTTTTGGTTTTTCGCCCCTATTTATTACCACCGGCTTGCTTTATTTCATCACCATCATCCTCACCTGGGTACACTTTCGCCCCCTGGAAAAGGATAAATCCTTTGGGTGA
- a CDS encoding TrmH family RNA methyltransferase: protein MKTIIASTSNPKIKRVRALQTQSRKRKQENAFVAEGTRLIEEVIAAQWPLEFILYDQTLSERGKNLIASLPASDLNAVHQVTPGIMAAISDAETPSGILAVLKSRVLPLPTAPTFVILADQVRDPGNMGTLLRTAEAMGAECIITTPGTVDAFAPKVVRSGMGAHFHLPIHSLPWHAIHQYLRGLPVILATTDSDTSLWDVDFSKPCALLIGGEAFGASPLGEEIATRRVAIPMTGRAESLNAAVAAAILMAEVLRQRSTPGKEN from the coding sequence ATGAAGACCATCATCGCATCAACCAGTAACCCAAAGATTAAACGGGTACGCGCACTGCAAACCCAGTCTCGCAAACGCAAGCAGGAAAACGCCTTTGTTGCCGAGGGCACACGATTAATTGAAGAGGTTATTGCAGCTCAATGGCCTTTAGAATTCATCCTCTACGATCAAACCCTCTCTGAGCGCGGGAAAAATCTCATCGCATCTCTGCCGGCTTCGGATCTAAACGCTGTCCACCAGGTGACCCCCGGGATTATGGCAGCAATCAGCGATGCAGAAACTCCCTCTGGCATCCTGGCAGTGCTGAAATCACGCGTATTGCCCTTACCCACAGCCCCCACTTTTGTGATCCTTGCCGACCAGGTGCGCGACCCCGGCAATATGGGCACCCTGTTGAGGACCGCTGAAGCCATGGGTGCAGAATGCATCATTACCACTCCCGGTACCGTCGACGCCTTCGCGCCCAAGGTGGTCCGTTCCGGAATGGGCGCTCATTTTCACCTGCCTATCCATTCCCTTCCCTGGCACGCCATTCATCAATATCTGCGAGGGCTGCCTGTAATCCTTGCAACGACTGACTCTGACACCAGCCTGTGGGACGTTGACTTCAGCAAGCCCTGCGCCTTGCTGATCGGCGGAGAAGCTTTTGGCGCCAGCCCCCTGGGTGAAGAAATCGCCACCCGGCGGGTCGCCATCCCGATGACCGGTAGGGCTGAATCTCTTAACGCTGCGGTTGCTGCCGCCATTCTGATGGCAGAAGTTCTGCGGCAGAGAAGTACCCCAGGAAAGGAAAACTAA
- a CDS encoding tetratricopeptide repeat protein — protein MYLNGREPHFRIVRKKSNPYRVLIFLVLIAFFLTLLTSIVRGDVQPLFLPTPTPTRTSDSFVKEGMTHFEAGNLEAAITALKRAVMLDPENTAILAELARIQTYSSALSTTDADRSQRLAEALESIDRAKEIDPDNSEVLAIRAFVLDWNANPFLVDPETEEDLLNRAESEALMALQIDSANTLALAYYAEVLVSQMKLNQAYQYIQQAAERDPNLMDVHRIMAFTYETMGEYNLSIQSYKRAIEIMPNYTYLYIAVGRIFRHLKLYDQALEHFARAANLNEQLGIKDPTPYLTIANTYAQEGEFFAAAWNMQKALSFTPANPSVYGQLGVIYHKSRNYEGAIPALQCSIEGCSAEISCEVRQCDPDVDPMVPVEGLPLSGSTIVNYFTYGSVLAGLHRPGDDKCDRALAIFAQIRSRYADDPSVMSIVRAGEEICAYSLGLMDLSETGETPVSATETPPLEQPVDDAAEE, from the coding sequence ATGTACCTTAACGGCAGAGAACCGCATTTCAGAATTGTCCGTAAAAAATCAAACCCCTATCGGGTTCTAATTTTCTTGGTGCTGATTGCCTTCTTCCTGACGCTGTTAACCAGCATTGTTCGGGGCGATGTTCAGCCGCTGTTTTTACCCACACCCACGCCCACCCGCACTTCAGATTCTTTTGTGAAAGAGGGAATGACTCATTTTGAAGCCGGCAACCTGGAGGCGGCCATTACCGCGCTAAAACGCGCGGTGATGCTTGACCCTGAGAATACAGCCATCCTTGCCGAGCTGGCACGAATTCAAACCTATTCTTCAGCCCTCAGCACGACTGATGCTGATCGCTCTCAGCGTTTGGCTGAGGCGCTTGAATCCATTGATCGTGCGAAGGAAATCGATCCCGATAACAGCGAGGTCCTGGCAATCCGTGCCTTTGTGTTGGATTGGAATGCAAACCCGTTCCTGGTGGACCCGGAGACGGAAGAAGATTTGTTGAATCGCGCCGAATCCGAGGCATTAATGGCGCTGCAAATCGACAGCGCGAACACCCTGGCGTTGGCGTATTACGCCGAAGTTCTGGTGAGTCAGATGAAGTTAAACCAGGCTTACCAGTATATTCAACAGGCTGCGGAGCGAGATCCAAACCTGATGGATGTCCATCGGATCATGGCTTTCACTTATGAGACCATGGGAGAATACAACCTCTCGATCCAGTCTTATAAGCGCGCGATTGAAATCATGCCGAATTATACATACCTGTATATTGCCGTGGGACGGATCTTTCGCCACCTTAAACTTTATGATCAAGCTCTGGAGCATTTTGCCAGGGCGGCAAACCTGAATGAGCAATTAGGCATCAAAGACCCCACGCCTTACCTGACGATTGCCAATACTTATGCCCAGGAGGGCGAATTTTTTGCCGCAGCCTGGAATATGCAAAAGGCGCTAAGTTTTACACCTGCCAACCCCAGTGTTTATGGACAGTTAGGCGTAATTTATCATAAGTCACGCAATTACGAGGGCGCTATCCCGGCGTTGCAGTGCTCAATTGAAGGCTGCAGCGCCGAAATCAGTTGTGAAGTACGTCAATGCGATCCGGATGTCGATCCGATGGTGCCCGTGGAAGGGCTGCCGCTCTCGGGGAGCACGATTGTGAATTACTTTACTTATGGCTCTGTTTTAGCCGGCTTGCATCGCCCAGGTGATGATAAGTGCGATCGAGCGCTGGCTATCTTTGCACAGATCCGCAGTCGCTATGCGGATGATCCCTCGGTGATGAGCATTGTGCGCGCGGGTGAAGAAATTTGTGCTTACAGCCTTGGATTAATGGACCTGAGCGAAACGGGGGAAACGCCGGTCAGCGCAACGGAAACGCCGCCGCTTGAGCAGCCGGTCGATGATGCAGCGGAAGAATAG
- a CDS encoding DUF711 family protein — protein sequence MRIRSITCFVHPRWPVSELVFQKAGLFARMARQSFENAGYAVQTVRMATPPFAEFITEQDYAQAGTHIDVIAHSEGFEYVSLGPALTGVPQSYAAIPELLSRSGNLFFGGHLTTPNAEVSLSAVRACAQVIHQAATLEANGFANLRFAALANVPPWAPFFPAAYHQGKSPAFALALEAADLAVSAFTEAQSLQDARQKLVDRIEAHARDLQTIAQRLADAYGVEFKGLDFTLAPFPQPDKSIGVALELLGLPALGLAGSLAASAFLTETLDQAVFKRSGFNGLMLPLLEDATLAARGAQGVLGVNDLLLYSAVCGTGLDTIPLPGETSVEQLSALLLDLAALALRLDKPLTARLMPIPGKAAGDDTNFNFEYFANSKVLALPAEPLTGLLSGDENIAIQHRVD from the coding sequence ATGCGCATTCGATCGATCACCTGCTTTGTCCATCCCCGCTGGCCCGTCAGCGAACTCGTTTTTCAAAAAGCGGGGCTGTTTGCCCGGATGGCCAGGCAATCCTTTGAAAATGCGGGATATGCTGTCCAAACCGTCCGCATGGCCACGCCGCCCTTCGCTGAATTCATAACCGAACAGGACTACGCCCAGGCGGGTACCCACATCGACGTCATCGCACACAGTGAAGGGTTTGAGTATGTCTCCCTGGGCCCGGCGTTGACCGGCGTACCACAGAGTTACGCTGCTATCCCCGAACTGCTCAGCCGCTCTGGCAACCTGTTTTTCGGCGGACACCTGACCACGCCAAACGCCGAAGTCAGCCTGTCCGCCGTGCGTGCCTGCGCACAGGTGATCCACCAGGCGGCGACCCTGGAAGCCAACGGCTTTGCCAACCTGAGGTTTGCCGCGCTGGCTAACGTCCCCCCCTGGGCGCCCTTCTTCCCCGCAGCTTACCACCAGGGGAAGTCGCCCGCCTTCGCGTTGGCACTGGAAGCCGCCGACCTGGCGGTGAGCGCCTTCACAGAGGCGCAATCCCTGCAAGATGCACGCCAGAAGCTGGTTGACCGGATAGAAGCGCACGCCCGGGATTTGCAAACCATCGCCCAGCGCCTGGCGGATGCATACGGGGTTGAATTCAAAGGTCTCGACTTTACCCTGGCTCCCTTCCCGCAACCCGATAAATCCATCGGCGTTGCCCTGGAGCTTTTAGGGCTCCCGGCGTTGGGTCTCGCTGGCAGCCTGGCAGCATCTGCCTTTCTCACCGAGACCCTCGACCAGGCTGTCTTCAAGCGCAGCGGGTTCAACGGCCTGATGCTGCCCCTGTTGGAAGATGCCACCCTGGCGGCGCGCGGCGCGCAGGGCGTGCTGGGCGTCAACGATCTGTTGCTGTATTCAGCCGTGTGCGGTACGGGTTTGGATACCATCCCCCTGCCCGGAGAGACCTCCGTCGAACAGCTCAGTGCGCTTCTGCTGGACCTGGCTGCCCTGGCGTTGCGATTGGATAAGCCGCTGACCGCCCGCCTGATGCCAATTCCCGGAAAAGCGGCTGGCGATGATACCAACTTTAATTTTGAGTATTTTGCCAACAGCAAGGTCCTGGCGCTGCCCGCCGAGCCCCTGACTGGCTTGCTATCTGGCGACGAAAACATCGCCATCCAGCACAGGGTGGATTGA
- a CDS encoding CASTOR/POLLUX-related putative ion channel produces MKAKSHYVEKIRYKLDTMFSKGTWMTIFWLGMFSLAFIIFFSLVIVIFQIKAEGESVLPLSEAIWQSLMRTLDAGTMADDAGWGFRLIMLLVTLGGVFFISTFIGLITSGLEQQLDNLQRGRSRVIETGHVVVLGWSEQVFTIIEELVIANENQPEGCIVIMGPGDKVEMENLINERIPDTGNTKIVVRSGDPLDMSSLNILNLDNSKAIIVLSSQGDDTDSEVIKICLAITKRPRKNGKSYHIVAELRDLKNKQVAELIGGNQIEWILSGEIIAKVIAQTCRQPGLSIINTDLLDFSGDEIYFYQDPQLVGKRFGDTLPLFEKNAVMGLWKKGGIPELNPEMNSILEEGDQLFLLAEDDDQIFPDYSIKSLVEEDKIVTVEPQPAEPEKILILGWNWRGPLIVKELDQYVAPQSMVKIVCNLDIGDCLKGFELTGFKNLSISHQVGDTTNRALLDQLASENFDEIIVLCYSECLPVQVADAHTLITLLHLRDIAVKNPKIKYSITTEMLDVRNRNLAEIAKADDFIVSDKLISLMFSQIAEQKALNAVFTDLFNPEGSEIYLKPMGDYVALETPVNFYTLIESAKRKSEIALGYRITREHDNPEKNYGIVLNPKKSESMRFTEEDKLIVVAES; encoded by the coding sequence ATGAAAGCAAAATCCCATTATGTCGAAAAAATTCGTTATAAACTGGACACGATGTTCTCTAAAGGAACGTGGATGACCATCTTCTGGCTAGGGATGTTCTCACTCGCCTTCATTATCTTTTTTTCACTGGTTATTGTAATTTTTCAAATTAAAGCAGAAGGCGAATCCGTTTTACCCTTATCAGAGGCGATCTGGCAGAGTCTGATGCGCACCCTGGATGCGGGGACGATGGCCGACGATGCTGGCTGGGGATTCCGTTTGATCATGCTGCTGGTAACCCTGGGTGGCGTGTTTTTCATCAGCACTTTCATCGGGCTGATCACCAGCGGTCTCGAGCAACAGCTGGATAATTTACAAAGGGGGCGATCGCGGGTCATCGAAACGGGGCATGTCGTGGTTTTGGGATGGAGCGAACAGGTGTTTACCATCATCGAAGAGCTGGTGATTGCCAACGAAAACCAGCCAGAAGGATGTATTGTGATCATGGGCCCTGGGGATAAGGTGGAAATGGAGAACCTGATTAATGAGCGCATCCCTGATACAGGAAACACGAAAATCGTGGTTCGCAGCGGTGACCCGCTTGATATGAGCTCACTGAACATCCTCAACCTGGATAACTCCAAGGCGATCATTGTCCTTTCGTCACAGGGTGATGATACCGACTCAGAGGTGATCAAGATTTGTTTGGCGATCACCAAGAGACCGAGAAAAAATGGTAAGTCATATCATATCGTGGCTGAATTGCGCGATTTGAAAAACAAGCAGGTCGCCGAGTTGATCGGAGGCAATCAGATCGAGTGGATATTAAGCGGGGAGATCATCGCCAAAGTTATCGCTCAAACCTGCCGACAACCCGGACTATCGATTATCAACACAGATTTACTGGATTTTTCTGGTGATGAAATCTATTTTTACCAGGATCCGCAACTGGTTGGAAAAAGATTTGGCGACACTTTGCCTTTGTTTGAGAAAAACGCCGTGATGGGGTTGTGGAAAAAGGGAGGAATACCTGAGCTCAACCCGGAGATGAACAGCATCCTGGAAGAGGGTGATCAATTATTTCTGCTGGCTGAGGATGACGATCAAATCTTTCCAGATTATTCAATCAAGTCGCTTGTTGAAGAAGATAAAATTGTGACTGTTGAGCCGCAACCAGCCGAACCGGAAAAAATATTGATCTTAGGCTGGAATTGGCGTGGACCGCTCATCGTTAAAGAATTGGATCAATATGTTGCTCCTCAATCGATGGTGAAGATCGTATGCAATTTGGACATAGGGGATTGTTTGAAAGGATTTGAACTGACGGGTTTTAAAAATTTAAGCATCTCCCATCAGGTCGGTGATACGACAAACCGGGCGCTTTTAGACCAGTTGGCTTCAGAAAACTTTGATGAGATCATTGTGCTCTGTTATTCTGAATGTTTGCCGGTTCAGGTGGCGGATGCGCATACGCTGATTACTTTGCTGCATCTCAGGGATATTGCGGTTAAAAATCCGAAAATCAAATACTCTATCACAACCGAAATGCTCGATGTGCGAAACCGCAACCTGGCAGAAATTGCGAAAGCTGATGATTTCATCGTCAGTGACAAATTGATCAGCTTGATGTTCTCTCAAATCGCTGAACAGAAAGCTTTGAACGCGGTTTTTACGGATCTCTTCAATCCAGAGGGAAGTGAAATATATCTTAAACCGATGGGTGATTATGTCGCGCTTGAAACACCGGTTAATTTTTACACGCTGATTGAGTCAGCCAAGCGTAAAAGCGAAATTGCCCTGGGCTATCGCATTACTCGCGAGCATGATAATCCAGAAAAAAACTATGGCATTGTGCTGAACCCGAAAAAATCAGAAAGCATGCGGTTTACCGAGGAAGACAAACTCATTGTTGTTGCTGAAAGTTAA
- a CDS encoding peptidylprolyl isomerase: MHAVKWTTTKPIIWLLVFIFFLTACTQPIDTTPEVEPSPPQVFPTITPTIADPTATPQPAAAVVNGERIPLVVFEREVERYLLTQNALGNQNPDLDHARETVLNDLIDQVLLAQGAREAGTEFGEAEVQARLDELAEDVDLEAWMADWGYTRDELFESLRLQMLVADQRQRIVDTIPEAVEQVELRQVLTFTEEGAKRALAKLNSGTPFKDVAFEFKPETGGYLGWVPRGYLLISAVEEAAFNLAVGSYSEIIASDIGYHIVLVIDRDVRPLSVDARITLARQALYDWLADRRANSVIEIIID; this comes from the coding sequence ATGCATGCCGTAAAGTGGACCACAACGAAACCGATCATATGGTTATTAGTATTTATATTTTTTTTGACAGCCTGTACTCAACCGATTGATACCACACCCGAAGTAGAACCAAGCCCACCTCAGGTTTTTCCGACCATCACCCCGACGATTGCGGACCCGACCGCCACGCCCCAGCCGGCTGCAGCAGTGGTCAATGGGGAGCGGATACCGCTGGTCGTCTTTGAACGTGAGGTGGAACGCTATTTACTGACCCAAAACGCCCTCGGCAATCAAAATCCTGACCTGGATCACGCACGGGAAACCGTATTGAACGACCTGATCGACCAGGTTTTGCTGGCGCAGGGTGCGCGCGAAGCAGGGACGGAGTTCGGCGAGGCTGAGGTGCAGGCACGCCTTGACGAACTGGCAGAAGACGTTGATCTCGAAGCCTGGATGGCAGACTGGGGGTATACGCGGGATGAACTGTTTGAAAGTTTACGCTTGCAGATGCTGGTGGCGGATCAACGCCAACGGATTGTCGACACGATCCCTGAAGCTGTTGAGCAAGTTGAGCTGCGACAGGTGTTAACCTTCACCGAAGAAGGCGCCAAGCGGGCGCTGGCAAAATTAAATTCAGGAACGCCCTTTAAGGACGTTGCCTTTGAGTTCAAGCCGGAGACGGGCGGCTACCTTGGCTGGGTGCCCCGAGGATACTTGTTGATCTCAGCCGTAGAAGAAGCCGCTTTTAACCTGGCGGTGGGAAGCTATTCAGAGATTATTGCCTCGGATATTGGTTACCACATCGTCCTGGTGATTGACCGGGACGTGCGTCCGTTGAGCGTGGATGCCCGAATTACGCTGGCACGGCAAGCCCTGTACGATTGGCTGGCAGACCGGCGAGCGAACAGTGTTATCGAGATCATCATCGACTGA